The Streptomyces achromogenes DNA segment GGGACCCGGCGACCGCGCCCCGGCCGCCTCCGCCGCGTCGGACTGCCCTACCTGCTGCTCCTGCCCGCCCTGATCCTGGAACTCCTCGTCCACCTGGTGCCGATGGTGATCGGCATCGTCATGAGCTTCAAGGAACTCACCCAGTTCTACATCCGCGACTGGGGCACCGCCCCCTGGTCCGGCCTCGACAACTACCGGGTGTCGGTGGACTTCGACGCGCCCGTCGGCGAGGCCCTGCTCCACTCGTTCCTCGTCACCGTCGGCTTCACCCTGCTGTCGGTCGGCCTGTGCTGGCTCATCGGCACGGCGGCGGCGGTCTTCATGCAGGACGCCTTCCGCGGCCGCGGACTCCTGAGGGCGCTGTTCCTGGTGCCGTACGCGCTGCCCGTCTACGCGGCCGTGATCACCTGGGTCTTCATGTTCCAGCACGACAACGGCCTGGTGAACCACGTCCTGCACGACCAGCTGCACCTCACCGACAAGCCGTCGTTCTGGCTCATCGGGGACAACAGCTTCTACGCGCTGCTCACCGTGTCGGTGTGGAAGGGCTGGCCGTTCGCCTTCCTCATCGTGATGGCGGGCCTGCAGAACATCCCGCGCGAGCTGTACGAGGCGGCCGCGCTGGACGGCGCCGGGGTGTGGCAGCAGCTCCGCCGCATCACCCTGCCGTCCCTGAGCCAGGTCAACCAGGTGCTGGTGCTGGTGCTGTTCCTGTGGACGTTCAACGATTTCAACACCCCCTACGTCCTGTTCGGCAGGGCCGCCCCGGAGGCCGCGGACCTCATCTCGGTCCACATCTACCAAGCGTCCTTCGTCACCTGGAACTTCGGCACGGGATCGGCGATGTCGGTCCTGCTGCTGCTCTTCCTGCTGGCCGTGACGGGCGTCTACCTGACCCTCACCTCGCGCAACCGGAGGTCGTCCCGTGCGCGGTGACTCACCCATGGCGCCGCCGCGTTCCTTCCTCTGGTCCCGGCGGATCTTCCTCACCCTGCTCACCGGCTTCGTGCTGCTGCCGGTGTACGTGATGGTCTCCAGCTCGCTCAAGCCGCTCGCAGACGTCACGGGCGAGTTCCGCTGGCTGCCCAGCGGTCTGACCGTCCGCCCGTACATCGACATCTGGTCCACCGTCCCGCTCGCCCGGTACTTCGTGAACTCGCTGATCGTGGCGGGTGCGGCGACGGTCTGCTCGGTGGTGATCGCGGTGTTCAGCGCGTACGCGGTGAGCCGTTACGACTTCCGCGGCAAACGCACCTTCACGGTCACCGTCCTGTCCACGCAGATGTTCCCCGGCATCCTCTTCCTGCTGCCGCTGTTCCTGCTCTACGTCAACATCGGCAACGCCACCGGCATCGCGCTGTTCGGCTCACGGGGCGGCCTGATCCTGACGTATCTGACGTTCTCGCTCCCCTTCTCCGTCTGGATGCTGATCGGGTACTTCGACTCGGTGCCGCGCGACCTCGACGAGGCCGCCCTGGTCGACGGCTGCGGCCCGCTCGGCGCGCTGTTCCGGATCGTCGTGCCGGCCGCGACCCCCGGCATCGTCGCCGTGGCCGTCTACGCCTTCATGACCGCCTGGGGCGAGGTGCTGTTCGCGTCCGTCATGACCAACGACACCACCCGCACGCTCGCCGTCGGACTCCAGGGCTACTCCACCCTCAACGACGTGTACTGGAACCAGATCATGGCCGCCTCGCTCGTCGTCAGCGTGCCCGTGGTCGCCGGGTTCCTGCTGCTCCAGCGCTATCTCGTCACCGGCCTGACGGCGGGCGCCGTCAAGTGACCTCCACCGCGTCCTCCCCCTCCTCCCCCTCCTCCGAAGGGACTTCCGTGACCATCGACCTCGCCGCCCTCCCGCACGACTTCCTGTGGGGTACGGCCACGGCGGCGTACCAGATCGAGGGGGCCGTGGCCGAGGACGGACGTGCGCCGTCGATCTGGGACACCTTCTCCCACACCCCCGGCAAGGTCGCCAACGACGACAACGGCGACGTCGCCTGCGACCACTACCACCGCTGGCGCGAGGACATCGCGCTGATGCGGCAACTGGGCGCCGACGCCTACCGGTTGTCCATCGCCTGGCCGCGGATCGTGCCGGGCGGCGACGGACCGGCCAACGCCAAGGGCCTCGCCTTCTACGACCAGGTGATCGACGGGCTGCTGGAGGCGGGCATCACCCCGTCCGTCACCCTCTACCACTGGGATCTTCCGCAGGTCCTCCAGGACCGGGGCGGCTGGCCCGAGCGGGCGACCGCCGAGCACTTCGCCGCGTACGCCTCGGTCGTGGCCGAACGGCTCGGCGACCGCGTCACCCACTGGGCCACCCTCAACGAGCCCCTGTGCTCGGCCTGGATCGGACACCTGGAGGGCACGATGGCCCCCGGCCTGAAGGACCTGACGGCGGCCGTCCGCGCCTCGTACCATCTGCTCCTCGGCCACGGCCTCGCCACGCAGGCGATCCGCGCAGCCGCCCCCGGCGCCCGGGTCGGCATCGTGAACAACCTCTCCACGATCCACCCCGCCACCGACCGCCCCGAGGACGTCTCCGCCGCCCGCCGCATGGACGGCCACACCAACCGCTGGTGGCTCGACCCGGTGCACGGCCGCGGCTTCCCGGCCGACATGCGCGAGGAGTACGGCGTCGAACTCCCGGAACTGCAGGGTGACTTGACGACGATCGCCGCCCCGCTCGACTGGCTGGGCCTGAACTACTACTTCCCGCAGACCGTCGC contains these protein-coding regions:
- a CDS encoding carbohydrate ABC transporter permease produces the protein MTTAVEVAKPPVRPAGGGTRRPRPGRLRRVGLPYLLLLPALILELLVHLVPMVIGIVMSFKELTQFYIRDWGTAPWSGLDNYRVSVDFDAPVGEALLHSFLVTVGFTLLSVGLCWLIGTAAAVFMQDAFRGRGLLRALFLVPYALPVYAAVITWVFMFQHDNGLVNHVLHDQLHLTDKPSFWLIGDNSFYALLTVSVWKGWPFAFLIVMAGLQNIPRELYEAAALDGAGVWQQLRRITLPSLSQVNQVLVLVLFLWTFNDFNTPYVLFGRAAPEAADLISVHIYQASFVTWNFGTGSAMSVLLLLFLLAVTGVYLTLTSRNRRSSRAR
- a CDS encoding carbohydrate ABC transporter permease, with translation MAPPRSFLWSRRIFLTLLTGFVLLPVYVMVSSSLKPLADVTGEFRWLPSGLTVRPYIDIWSTVPLARYFVNSLIVAGAATVCSVVIAVFSAYAVSRYDFRGKRTFTVTVLSTQMFPGILFLLPLFLLYVNIGNATGIALFGSRGGLILTYLTFSLPFSVWMLIGYFDSVPRDLDEAALVDGCGPLGALFRIVVPAATPGIVAVAVYAFMTAWGEVLFASVMTNDTTRTLAVGLQGYSTLNDVYWNQIMAASLVVSVPVVAGFLLLQRYLVTGLTAGAVK
- a CDS encoding GH1 family beta-glucosidase; the encoded protein is MTIDLAALPHDFLWGTATAAYQIEGAVAEDGRAPSIWDTFSHTPGKVANDDNGDVACDHYHRWREDIALMRQLGADAYRLSIAWPRIVPGGDGPANAKGLAFYDQVIDGLLEAGITPSVTLYHWDLPQVLQDRGGWPERATAEHFAAYASVVAERLGDRVTHWATLNEPLCSAWIGHLEGTMAPGLKDLTAAVRASYHLLLGHGLATQAIRAAAPGARVGIVNNLSTIHPATDRPEDVSAARRMDGHTNRWWLDPVHGRGFPADMREEYGVELPELQGDLTTIAAPLDWLGLNYYFPQTVADDPTGPAPRVRTVRRSGVPRTGMDWEVDASGIEDLLLRLTDEYGARKLYVTENGSAFPDVVRPDGTVDDPERQDYLVKHLAACASAARKGAPLAGYFAWSLLDNFEWAYGYDKRFGLVHVDYRTQTRTIKGTGQRYADIIRGHRERGRKAA